From the Chitinolyticbacter meiyuanensis genome, one window contains:
- a CDS encoding FTR1 family iron permease has protein sequence MEQVLFIVWRESVEALLVVGILYAWLRANPAGRPGLRYLWGGVAAGLALSGVLALLILGVATFLSDDGQQYFQAGMSLVAAALIVQMVYWMRRHGRTLKRELESGLAYNVARANWWRLFLLVTIAVAREGSETVVFLYGTIATAQGGELLHYAMAGTVGLAAAFGTFWLLQLSSRFVTWRLFFRVTEVLLLLLAGSLLVGGLEKLVSIGTLPGLVDPLWNSSALLDDSGGLGKLLADFAGYRAQPALSVLLAWLVFWAASVSLLRRAAR, from the coding sequence ATGGAACAGGTTCTCTTCATCGTCTGGCGCGAAAGCGTCGAGGCGCTCTTGGTCGTCGGCATCCTCTATGCCTGGCTGCGCGCCAATCCGGCCGGTCGGCCGGGGCTGCGCTACCTGTGGGGGGGCGTCGCGGCGGGTCTGGCGCTGTCAGGCGTGCTGGCGCTGTTGATCCTCGGCGTGGCCACCTTTTTGTCGGACGATGGCCAGCAGTATTTCCAGGCCGGCATGAGCCTGGTTGCTGCGGCGCTGATCGTGCAGATGGTGTACTGGATGCGCCGCCACGGCCGCACGCTCAAGCGCGAGCTCGAATCCGGGCTGGCGTATAACGTGGCGCGGGCCAACTGGTGGAGGCTGTTCCTGCTGGTGACCATTGCCGTGGCGCGCGAAGGCAGCGAGACCGTGGTGTTCCTCTACGGCACCATCGCCACCGCGCAGGGCGGCGAGCTGCTGCACTATGCCATGGCCGGCACCGTGGGCCTTGCGGCCGCGTTCGGCACGTTCTGGCTGCTGCAGCTCTCAAGCCGCTTTGTCACCTGGCGGCTGTTCTTCCGCGTGACCGAGGTATTGCTGCTGCTGCTGGCGGGCTCGCTCTTGGTTGGCGGGTTGGAGAAGCTGGTGTCCATCGGCACGCTGCCGGGCTTGGTCGATCCGCTGTGGAACAGCTCGGCGTTGCTCGACGACAGTGGCGGCCTTGGTAAGCTGTTGGCTGATTTCGCCGGCTACCGCGCGCAACCGGCGCTGTCGGTGCTGCTGGCCTGGCTGGTGTTCTGGGCCGCATCGGTGTCGCTGCTGCGGCGCGCGGCGCGCTGA
- a CDS encoding tetratricopeptide repeat protein, protein MMDHARQIAAFSAMLARGQDNALLRFGLGQALLADGQAAEAVTHLRAAIAHDAKYSAAYKLLGKALATTGDAAGAAEAYRDGVAVAEARGDIQAAREMKVFLKRLG, encoded by the coding sequence ATGATGGATCACGCTCGCCAGATCGCCGCCTTCAGCGCCATGCTGGCGCGTGGCCAGGACAACGCGTTGCTGCGCTTCGGTCTGGGCCAGGCACTGCTTGCCGACGGCCAGGCCGCGGAGGCGGTCACGCACCTGCGCGCCGCCATTGCACACGACGCGAAGTATTCAGCTGCCTATAAGCTCTTGGGCAAGGCACTGGCAACGACGGGGGATGCCGCGGGAGCGGCCGAAGCCTACCGCGACGGGGTTGCGGTGGCCGAGGCACGCGGCGACATCCAGGCCGCGCGTGAGATGAAGGTGTTCCTCAAGCGCCTGGGCTAG
- a CDS encoding iron transporter gives MKSMLFALLCVAGLAQAAEYPIGKPAIKAGMEIGAVYLQPIKMDPPGMMRAVEQSDVHLEADIHAVKDNPNGFAEGEWMPYLLVRYEIQKVGSKNVLKGDFMPMVASDGPHYGDNVKLEGPGKYKLKYTILPPSQNPMAHFGRHVDKETGVGPWFAPFELNYEFTYAGTGKKGGY, from the coding sequence ATGAAGTCCATGCTGTTTGCCCTGCTGTGCGTCGCCGGCCTTGCCCAGGCTGCCGAATACCCGATCGGCAAGCCCGCGATCAAGGCAGGCATGGAGATCGGCGCCGTCTACCTGCAGCCGATCAAGATGGACCCGCCGGGCATGATGCGTGCCGTCGAGCAATCGGATGTGCACCTGGAAGCCGACATCCATGCGGTGAAGGACAACCCGAACGGCTTCGCCGAGGGCGAGTGGATGCCCTACCTGCTGGTGAGGTACGAGATCCAGAAGGTCGGCAGCAAGAACGTGCTCAAGGGCGACTTCATGCCGATGGTGGCGAGCGATGGCCCGCATTACGGCGACAACGTGAAGCTGGAAGGCCCGGGCAAGTACAAGCTCAAGTACACCATCCTGCCGCCATCGCAGAACCCGATGGCGCACTTTGGCCGCCACGTGGACAAGGAAACCGGCGTCGGCCCTTGGTTTGCACCGTTCGAACTCAACTACGAGTTCACCTACGCCGGCACCGGCAAGAAGGGCGGTTACTGA
- a CDS encoding 4Fe-4S binding protein, translated as MTALSHATFAFGDFLRRHQRALRRLQWGVVLVYVALIVVPVFLPLPDEHARVFNHLTVAAQFAFWGIWWPFVLVSMPLLGRAWCGWLCPEGMLTEWASERGRGRPIPRWVRWGGWPLVAFALTTIYGQLVSVYQYPLAVLLVLGGSTAGAIAVGFWYGRSKRVWCRYLCPVNGVFTVLAKLAPWRYRVDEQQWRRHGNARVIPVNCAPLLPLRHMQGAGDCHMCGRCSGHRDAIALVARSPEQEIVEVAAGDHWQTALIVFGMMGLAVGAFLWSASPWFVTAKQWIATWLIERDIYWPLNDNAPWWLLTHYPEVADSFSWLDGALIVGFIAASAAAIGGALLAALWLADRLLPGRDALSLHRLAQGLIPAAGCGVFLGLSATTITLLKHEAVPVGWANDARFALLALALAWSLRLLWRIAGQRGASMARRGVAMLPLLAGLAPFAAAWWLLFVAW; from the coding sequence ATGACGGCGCTGTCCCACGCCACGTTCGCCTTCGGCGACTTCCTGCGCCGGCACCAGCGTGCGCTGCGCCGGCTGCAATGGGGCGTGGTGCTGGTCTATGTCGCGCTGATCGTGGTGCCGGTGTTCCTGCCGCTGCCCGATGAGCACGCGCGGGTGTTCAACCACCTGACGGTGGCGGCGCAGTTCGCGTTCTGGGGCATCTGGTGGCCGTTCGTGCTGGTGTCGATGCCACTCTTGGGCCGCGCCTGGTGCGGCTGGCTGTGCCCGGAGGGCATGCTCACCGAGTGGGCCAGCGAGCGCGGCCGTGGGCGGCCGATCCCGCGCTGGGTGCGCTGGGGCGGCTGGCCGCTGGTGGCGTTCGCGCTGACCACCATCTACGGCCAACTGGTCAGCGTCTATCAATACCCGCTCGCGGTGCTGCTGGTGCTGGGCGGCTCCACCGCCGGGGCCATTGCCGTCGGCTTCTGGTATGGCCGCAGCAAACGGGTGTGGTGTCGCTACCTGTGCCCGGTGAATGGCGTGTTCACCGTGCTCGCCAAGCTCGCGCCATGGCGCTACCGCGTCGATGAGCAGCAGTGGCGTCGACACGGCAACGCCCGGGTGATCCCGGTGAACTGCGCGCCGCTGCTGCCACTGCGGCATATGCAGGGCGCCGGTGATTGCCATATGTGCGGCCGCTGCAGCGGCCATCGCGACGCCATCGCGCTGGTTGCCCGCAGCCCGGAGCAGGAAATCGTCGAGGTCGCTGCCGGCGATCACTGGCAGACCGCGCTGATCGTGTTCGGCATGATGGGCCTCGCCGTCGGCGCCTTCCTGTGGAGCGCCAGCCCGTGGTTCGTCACCGCCAAGCAGTGGATCGCCACTTGGCTGATCGAGCGCGACATCTACTGGCCGCTGAACGACAACGCCCCCTGGTGGCTGCTCACCCATTACCCCGAAGTCGCCGACAGCTTCTCCTGGCTCGATGGCGCGCTCATCGTCGGCTTCATCGCGGCAAGCGCTGCAGCCATCGGTGGTGCGCTGCTGGCCGCGCTGTGGCTGGCGGACCGGCTGTTGCCCGGACGCGATGCGCTGAGCCTGCACCGGCTGGCACAGGGGCTGATCCCGGCTGCCGGCTGTGGCGTGTTCCTGGGGCTGTCGGCCACGACGATCACGCTGCTCAAGCACGAGGCGGTACCGGTCGGCTGGGCCAACGACGCGCGCTTCGCACTGCTGGCGCTGGCGCTGGCGTGGTCACTGCGGCTGCTGTGGCGCATTGCCGGGCAACGCGGCGCGTCGATGGCGCGGCGTGGTGTGGCCATGCTGCCGTTGCTGGCCGGGCTCGCGCCGTTTGCCGCGGCGTGGTGGTTGTTGTTCGTCGCCTGGTAA
- a CDS encoding cupredoxin domain-containing protein yields MARSGALAAVLLLSAVGARAADMPVFKITIRDGTISPTRIEAPAGTRFKLEITNAGKSPAEFESISLRKEKVLGPGVTSFVVVNPTSPAQHVYFDDFHPQAKGVLVIK; encoded by the coding sequence GTGGCCCGCAGCGGTGCGCTCGCGGCCGTGCTGCTGCTGAGCGCCGTTGGCGCGCGGGCTGCCGACATGCCGGTGTTCAAGATCACGATCCGCGACGGCACCATCAGCCCAACCCGGATCGAAGCGCCGGCGGGCACCCGCTTCAAGCTCGAGATCACCAATGCCGGCAAGTCACCGGCGGAGTTCGAGAGCATCTCGCTGCGCAAGGAAAAGGTGCTGGGCCCTGGCGTGACCTCCTTCGTGGTGGTGAACCCGACCAGCCCAGCACAGCATGTCTATTTCGATGATTTCCACCCGCAGGCCAAGGGCGTGCTGGTGATCAAGTAG
- a CDS encoding dihydrolipoyl dehydrogenase → MTQNTRQVDVAVIGAGTAGLAAYRAAKASGKTALLIEGGPGGTTCARVGCMPSKLLIAAAEAAHELRHTAAFGVRVDGDIVINGREVMDRVKRERDRFVGFVLRSVDGIPAEDKLAGYAQFVDTTTLQVGATRVHAGSVVIATGSSPSVPDAFTVFGDRLVVNDDVFAWDALPRRVAVFGPGVIGLELGQALSRLGVIVRVFGRSGHIGPLTDPAIRDYANTVLSADFALSAHAQIEAMSRDGDEAVIRFAGRDGEPVTERFDYVLLATGRTPNVKNLGLEHTDIALDERGVPLFDADTLRCGNSPIFLAGDANNVLPLLHEAADEGKTAGNNAARYPEVGPGLRRSPIAIVFSDPQIAMVGARYADLDPATIVVGEVSFEDQGRSRVMLKNKGLMHVYADKESGRFLGAEWIGPRAEHIAHLLAWAHQMQLTVPQMLDMPFYHPVIEEGLRTALRDAAAKLAA, encoded by the coding sequence ATGACCCAGAACACCCGCCAAGTCGATGTTGCCGTGATCGGCGCCGGCACCGCTGGCCTTGCTGCCTATCGCGCCGCCAAGGCCTCCGGCAAGACTGCGCTGCTGATCGAAGGCGGCCCGGGCGGCACCACCTGCGCCCGTGTCGGCTGCATGCCGTCCAAGCTCCTGATTGCTGCCGCCGAAGCCGCGCACGAGCTGCGCCACACGGCAGCCTTTGGCGTGCGTGTCGATGGCGACATCGTGATCAACGGCCGCGAGGTGATGGACCGGGTGAAGCGCGAACGCGATCGCTTCGTCGGTTTCGTGCTGCGCAGCGTCGACGGCATTCCTGCAGAGGACAAGCTCGCCGGCTACGCCCAGTTTGTCGACACCACCACCCTGCAGGTCGGCGCCACCCGCGTACACGCCGGCAGCGTGGTCATCGCCACCGGCTCCAGCCCCAGCGTGCCTGATGCCTTCACCGTGTTCGGTGACCGCCTGGTAGTGAACGACGACGTGTTCGCCTGGGATGCGCTGCCACGCCGCGTAGCGGTGTTCGGCCCCGGCGTGATCGGGCTGGAGCTCGGGCAGGCGCTGTCGCGGCTCGGCGTGATCGTGCGCGTGTTCGGCCGCAGCGGCCACATCGGCCCACTGACCGACCCAGCCATCCGCGACTATGCCAACACCGTGCTCTCCGCCGATTTCGCCCTGAGTGCGCACGCGCAGATCGAAGCGATGAGCCGCGATGGCGACGAGGCGGTGATCCGCTTTGCCGGCCGCGATGGCGAACCGGTGACCGAGCGTTTCGACTATGTGCTGCTCGCCACCGGCCGCACACCGAACGTGAAGAACCTCGGCCTTGAGCACACCGACATCGCGCTGGATGAACGCGGCGTGCCGCTGTTCGATGCCGATACGCTGCGATGTGGCAACAGCCCCATCTTCCTCGCCGGCGACGCCAACAACGTGCTGCCACTGCTGCACGAGGCAGCCGACGAAGGCAAGACCGCCGGCAACAACGCCGCCCGCTACCCGGAAGTTGGTCCCGGCCTGCGCCGCTCGCCGATCGCCATCGTGTTCAGCGATCCGCAGATCGCCATGGTCGGCGCCCGCTACGCCGATCTCGATCCCGCGACCATCGTGGTGGGCGAAGTCAGCTTCGAGGACCAGGGCCGTAGCCGCGTGATGCTGAAGAACAAGGGCCTGATGCATGTCTATGCCGACAAGGAGAGTGGTCGTTTCCTCGGCGCCGAATGGATCGGCCCGCGCGCCGAGCACATCGCCCACCTGCTCGCCTGGGCACACCAGATGCAGCTGACCGTGCCGCAGATGCTCGACATGCCGTTCTACCATCCGGTGATCGAGGAAGGGTTGCGCACCGCACTGCGCGATGCGGCAGCCAAGCTGGCGGCCTGA
- a CDS encoding glutathione peroxidase, whose translation MLKNHEGQRVPNVTFRVRENNEWKNVTTDELFNGKTVVVFSLPGAFTPTCSSTHLPRYNELAPVFAKHGVDAILCVSVNDTFVMNEWAKDQESQNIVMIPDGNGEFTEGMGMLVDKADLGFGKRSWRYSMLVKDGVVEKMFVEPQKEGDPFEVSDADTMLAHVAPNAKKPDQVVVFSKEGCPFCAKAKELLTNKGFDFIDVALEHKTRGKVLGAVSGKMTAPQVFINGQLIGGSEQLEEYLAAA comes from the coding sequence ATGTTGAAGAACCACGAAGGCCAACGCGTCCCCAATGTCACCTTCCGCGTCCGCGAGAACAACGAATGGAAGAACGTCACCACCGACGAGCTGTTCAACGGCAAGACCGTGGTGGTGTTCTCGCTACCTGGCGCCTTCACCCCGACGTGTTCCTCCACCCACCTGCCGCGCTACAACGAACTGGCGCCGGTGTTCGCCAAGCACGGCGTCGACGCCATCCTCTGCGTGTCGGTGAATGACACCTTCGTGATGAACGAATGGGCCAAGGATCAGGAATCGCAGAACATCGTGATGATCCCGGACGGCAACGGCGAATTCACCGAAGGCATGGGCATGCTGGTGGACAAGGCCGACCTCGGCTTTGGCAAGCGCAGCTGGCGCTACTCGATGCTGGTGAAGGATGGCGTGGTCGAAAAGATGTTCGTCGAGCCACAGAAGGAAGGCGATCCGTTCGAGGTATCCGATGCCGACACCATGCTGGCCCACGTTGCACCGAACGCCAAGAAGCCGGACCAGGTCGTGGTGTTCTCCAAGGAAGGTTGCCCGTTCTGCGCCAAGGCCAAGGAACTGCTGACCAACAAGGGCTTCGACTTCATTGACGTGGCGCTGGAACACAAGACACGCGGCAAGGTGCTCGGTGCCGTCTCCGGCAAGATGACCGCCCCACAGGTGTTCATCAATGGCCAGCTCATCGGTGGTTCGGAACAGCTCGAGGAATACCTCGCGGCCGCGTAA
- a CDS encoding substrate-binding periplasmic protein — MNLRGFWLFSAAFLFAVPVLSQAASDPVLKVAHTSGTGYPLVTLDGNRVNGGLLRDLGELIALRLGTRAQHVLMPRGRMEKAIEVGEAHIVCYSSPGWSSGAVGNWTRHVLPQIERAVTLAENAPPQKTPDDFIGKRMAVMTGYHFAPIQPLFERGETQRVNDTKVENLFQRVKHGQADALIASEAEIEGYFKQRPKERARYAIGRLPFTVVQTQCLVSPRSPWSVAAINTALAEMEQAGEIERLARRYGMSVR; from the coding sequence ATGAATCTGCGCGGTTTTTGGCTGTTTTCCGCAGCCTTCCTCTTTGCTGTCCCGGTGCTGTCTCAAGCAGCGTCTGACCCTGTATTAAAGGTGGCGCACACTTCGGGCACCGGGTACCCGCTGGTGACGCTGGACGGCAATCGGGTGAACGGTGGCCTGCTGCGCGATCTGGGCGAGCTGATCGCCCTGCGGCTGGGCACCCGCGCCCAGCACGTGCTGATGCCGCGCGGTCGCATGGAGAAGGCGATCGAGGTCGGTGAGGCGCATATCGTCTGCTATTCCAGCCCCGGCTGGTCGTCCGGCGCGGTCGGCAACTGGACCCGCCACGTGCTGCCGCAGATCGAGCGTGCGGTCACCCTGGCCGAAAACGCGCCGCCGCAAAAAACGCCTGACGATTTCATCGGCAAGCGCATGGCGGTGATGACGGGCTACCACTTCGCGCCGATCCAGCCCTTGTTCGAGCGCGGCGAAACGCAGCGCGTCAACGATACTAAGGTCGAGAATCTGTTCCAGCGGGTCAAGCATGGCCAGGCTGATGCGCTGATCGCGTCCGAGGCGGAAATCGAGGGCTACTTCAAGCAACGGCCGAAGGAGCGTGCCCGCTATGCGATCGGCCGCTTGCCATTCACCGTGGTGCAGACCCAATGCCTGGTCTCGCCGCGCTCGCCCTGGAGCGTGGCGGCGATCAATACCGCGCTTGCCGAGATGGAACAGGCCGGCGAGATCGAGCGCCTGGCCCGCCGCTATGGCATGTCGGTGCGCTAG
- a CDS encoding ferredoxin--NADP reductase, which produces MSAFASERVLSVHHWNDTLFSFKTTRDPALRFENGQFVMIGLQVNGKPLMRAYSIASPNYEEHLEFFSIKVQDGPLTSILQKIQVGDELLVSRKPTGTLVLSDLNPGKHLYYLSTGTGLAPFMSLIQDPEAYEQYDKIILVHGVRQVSELAYADFIEKELPNNEFFGDAVREKLIYYPTVTREPFRNQGRLTDLIESGKLFSDIGLPPLNPETDRAMLCGSPAMLKDTCDLLDARGFKVSKRIGQPGDYVIERAFVEK; this is translated from the coding sequence ATGAGTGCCTTCGCTTCCGAACGCGTTCTCTCGGTACACCACTGGAACGACACGCTGTTCAGCTTCAAGACCACGCGCGACCCCGCCCTGCGCTTCGAGAACGGCCAGTTCGTGATGATCGGCCTGCAGGTGAACGGCAAGCCGCTGATGCGCGCCTATTCGATCGCCAGCCCGAACTACGAAGAGCATCTGGAATTCTTCAGCATCAAGGTGCAGGACGGCCCGCTGACCTCCATCCTGCAGAAGATCCAGGTGGGCGACGAGCTGCTGGTGTCGCGCAAGCCAACCGGCACGCTGGTGCTGTCCGACCTGAACCCGGGCAAGCACCTGTACTACCTCTCCACCGGCACCGGTCTCGCCCCGTTCATGAGCCTGATCCAGGATCCGGAAGCGTACGAGCAATACGACAAGATCATCCTGGTGCACGGTGTACGCCAGGTCAGCGAGCTCGCCTACGCCGACTTCATCGAGAAGGAACTGCCGAACAACGAATTCTTCGGTGATGCGGTACGCGAGAAGCTGATCTACTACCCCACCGTGACCCGCGAGCCGTTCCGCAATCAGGGTCGCCTCACCGACCTGATCGAATCGGGCAAGTTGTTCAGCGACATCGGCCTGCCACCGCTGAATCCGGAAACCGACCGCGCCATGCTGTGTGGCAGCCCGGCCATGCTGAAGGACACCTGCGATCTGCTGGACGCCCGCGGCTTCAAAGTCTCCAAGCGTATCGGCCAGCCCGGTGACTACGTGATCGAGCGCGCCTTCGTCGAGAAGTAA
- a CDS encoding DUF423 domain-containing protein, whose product MPNFIALGALNLLLAVVLGAFGAHGLKARLSVEQLGWWQTGVQYHSWHALGLVAIGLLLLQQPAAAVRPAGWALQIGIVLFSGSLYAMALGAPRWFGAITPLGGTAFIVGWALLAWVARKLGQ is encoded by the coding sequence ATGCCCAACTTCATCGCCCTTGGCGCCCTCAACCTGCTGCTCGCCGTGGTGCTCGGCGCCTTCGGCGCACATGGCCTCAAGGCCCGGCTGTCGGTGGAACAGCTCGGCTGGTGGCAGACCGGCGTGCAATACCATAGCTGGCATGCGCTCGGCCTCGTCGCCATCGGTCTGTTGCTGCTGCAACAACCCGCCGCCGCAGTGCGCCCGGCCGGCTGGGCGCTGCAGATCGGCATCGTGCTGTTCTCGGGCTCGCTCTACGCGATGGCGCTCGGCGCGCCGCGCTGGTTCGGTGCGATCACCCCGCTCGGCGGCACCGCCTTCATCGTCGGCTGGGCACTGCTGGCGTGGGTGGCACGCAAACTGGGGCAATGA
- a CDS encoding electron transfer flavoprotein subunit beta/FixA family protein — MKALVAVKRVVDHNVRVRIKADGSGVDTAGVKMSINPFDEIAVEEALRLKERGLVSEIVAVTLGEATSQDVLRHALAMGVDRVILVETATELQPLGVAKLLKAVAEREAPQLVLLGKQAIDDDAGQVGQMLAALLGTAQGTFASKIDIENGEAIVVREVEGGTETVALKLPAVITADLRLAEPRFVKLPNLMMAKKKPIETLAADSLGVDFAPRVARTAAAEPPVRAAGIKVGSVAELVQKLREAKVI; from the coding sequence ATGAAAGCACTCGTGGCCGTAAAGCGCGTTGTCGATCACAACGTGCGCGTACGGATCAAAGCGGACGGCTCCGGCGTCGATACCGCCGGCGTCAAGATGAGCATCAACCCCTTCGACGAGATCGCCGTCGAGGAAGCGCTGCGCCTGAAAGAGCGCGGTCTCGTCAGCGAGATCGTCGCCGTGACGCTGGGCGAAGCCACCAGCCAGGACGTGCTGCGCCATGCGCTGGCCATGGGCGTGGACCGGGTGATCCTGGTCGAGACCGCCACCGAGCTGCAGCCCTTGGGCGTGGCCAAGCTGTTGAAGGCCGTTGCCGAGCGCGAAGCGCCGCAACTGGTGCTGCTGGGCAAGCAGGCGATCGATGACGACGCCGGCCAGGTTGGCCAGATGCTGGCCGCCCTGCTTGGCACCGCGCAGGGCACCTTCGCCTCCAAGATCGACATCGAGAACGGCGAAGCCATAGTGGTACGTGAAGTCGAAGGCGGCACCGAGACCGTAGCGCTGAAGCTGCCCGCCGTGATCACAGCCGACCTGCGCTTGGCCGAACCGCGCTTCGTCAAGCTGCCGAACCTGATGATGGCCAAGAAGAAACCGATCGAGACGCTGGCTGCCGACAGCCTGGGCGTCGATTTCGCGCCGCGCGTCGCGCGCACCGCCGCCGCCGAGCCGCCCGTGCGCGCCGCCGGCATCAAGGTCGGCAGCGTTGCCGAGCTGGTCCAGAAACTGCGCGAAGCGAAGGTGATTTGA
- a CDS encoding diphthine--ammonia ligase, producing the protein MPLPFVASWSGGKDSCHALQLALAAGHRPVALLNMLNETGERSRSHGLTPALLQAQATALGLPLLTGSASWGDYEAEFIARLVEARERHGARAAVFGDIDLQPHRDWEEMVCAHAGITPLLPLWQRSRRELVEEMVESGIVAHIVSCHAAMGPDFLGRAIDRALLAELEALGIDACGENGEYHTAVLDAPAFAAPLAVRHGARQRHGDYWFLDLFLA; encoded by the coding sequence ATGCCCCTCCCCTTCGTTGCCTCATGGAGTGGCGGCAAGGATAGCTGCCACGCATTACAGCTCGCCCTTGCCGCCGGCCATCGCCCCGTCGCCCTGCTCAACATGCTGAACGAAACCGGGGAGCGCTCGCGCTCGCACGGCCTCACGCCAGCGTTGTTGCAGGCGCAGGCCACGGCACTCGGACTGCCCTTGCTCACCGGCAGCGCCAGCTGGGGCGACTATGAAGCCGAATTCATCGCCCGACTGGTCGAAGCACGCGAGCGACACGGCGCCAGGGCGGCAGTGTTCGGCGACATCGATCTGCAGCCACACCGCGACTGGGAGGAAATGGTCTGCGCACACGCCGGCATCACGCCGCTGCTGCCGCTGTGGCAACGCAGTCGGCGCGAACTGGTCGAGGAGATGGTGGAGAGCGGCATCGTGGCGCACATCGTCTCGTGCCATGCCGCGATGGGGCCCGACTTCCTCGGCCGTGCCATCGACCGCGCACTGCTGGCCGAACTCGAGGCGCTGGGCATCGACGCCTGTGGCGAGAACGGCGAGTACCACACCGCGGTGCTCGATGCGCCCGCGTTCGCCGCACCGCTCGCTGTACGTCACGGTGCACGACAGCGCCATGGCGATTACTGGTTTCTCGACCTCTTCCTCGCCTGA
- a CDS encoding electron transfer flavoprotein subunit alpha/FixB family protein, with protein sequence MSILILAEHDGQQLKQSTRQAVTAAQAWNAPVHLLLLGGDTAAVAADAARVAGVAQVIRVDAAHLEHPLAEDIASVLVALAGDYQAIVGAHTAFVKNALPRAAALLDVALIADVIEIKGNNSYVRPIYAGNVLASVTNAAGLQLVTIRTTAFDAAGNGGSAAVTTLAAPAAGTLSRWVAETRNVSDRPELATARVVISGGRSLGERFESVLGPLAQQLNGALGATRAAVDAGFAPNDIQVGQTGTVVAPELYIAAGISGAAQHLAGMKDSKVIVAINHDPDAAIFQVADFGIVADLFDAVPQLTAALKQ encoded by the coding sequence ATGAGCATCCTGATTCTTGCCGAACACGACGGCCAGCAACTGAAGCAATCCACCCGCCAGGCCGTGACCGCCGCGCAGGCATGGAATGCGCCGGTCCACCTGCTGCTGCTGGGGGGCGACACTGCCGCTGTGGCAGCCGATGCCGCCCGGGTAGCCGGCGTGGCGCAGGTGATCCGCGTCGACGCAGCGCATCTGGAACACCCGCTGGCCGAAGACATCGCCAGCGTGCTGGTTGCCCTGGCCGGCGACTACCAGGCCATCGTCGGTGCCCACACCGCCTTCGTGAAGAACGCCTTGCCGCGCGCCGCCGCGCTGCTGGATGTGGCGCTGATCGCCGATGTCATCGAGATCAAGGGCAACAACAGCTATGTGCGCCCGATCTATGCCGGCAACGTGCTCGCTTCGGTAACCAACGCCGCCGGCCTGCAGCTCGTCACGATCCGTACCACCGCGTTCGATGCCGCCGGCAACGGCGGCAGCGCCGCCGTGACCACGCTGGCCGCGCCTGCCGCCGGCACGCTGTCGCGCTGGGTGGCGGAAACCCGCAATGTCAGCGACCGCCCCGAGCTTGCTACCGCCCGCGTCGTGATCTCCGGCGGCCGTAGCCTCGGTGAGCGCTTCGAATCGGTGCTCGGACCATTGGCACAACAGCTGAACGGCGCTTTGGGCGCCACCCGCGCCGCGGTCGATGCCGGCTTCGCACCCAACGACATCCAGGTCGGTCAGACCGGCACCGTGGTCGCGCCCGAGCTCTATATCGCCGCAGGTATTTCCGGTGCCGCGCAGCATCTGGCCGGCATGAAGGACAGCAAGGTCATCGTGGCGATCAACCATGATCCAGACGCGGCCATCTTCCAGGTGGCCGACTTCGGCATCGTTGCCGACCTCTTTGACGCCGTGCCGCAGCTCACCGCCGCATTGAAACAGTAA